A region of Nostoc sp. 'Peltigera membranacea cyanobiont' N6 DNA encodes the following proteins:
- the serS gene encoding serine--tRNA ligase, producing the protein MLDIKQIRENPQLVQERLNSRSGKYDIEPILQLDRQQRELEGTRSQLQARSNEIGKIVGQKIKSGSNPQDPEIQALRDEGNSVKATLSELEPQEKDLKAQIAQLVLALPNLPSDSTPLGKNEEDNVEVRRWGDEYIPKNPNIIPHWEIGEKLGILNVERAVKVAQSRFVALVGAGAALERALIQFMLTLHTQAGYVEVSPPLLVNTESLTATGQLPKFAEESFKCADDDLWLIPTAEVPVTNLYRGEILAAEDLPIYHCAFTPCFRREAGSYGRDMRGLIRLHQFNKVEMVKFVEPSTSFDELEKLVGNAEAILQALRLPYRVVNLSTGDLGFASTKTYDLEVWLPSSGKYREISSCSNTIDFQARRADIRFKEAGKKGTQFVHTLNGSGLAVGRTMAAILENYQQPDGTVRIPEALQPYLGREVL; encoded by the coding sequence GTGCTGGATATCAAGCAAATACGGGAAAATCCGCAATTAGTTCAAGAAAGATTGAATAGTCGTAGTGGAAAATACGACATTGAACCGATTCTACAGTTAGATCGGCAACAACGAGAACTAGAGGGGACACGCAGTCAACTCCAAGCTCGGAGCAACGAAATCGGTAAAATTGTCGGGCAAAAGATTAAATCTGGGAGCAATCCTCAAGACCCAGAAATTCAAGCTTTGCGGGATGAAGGTAACTCTGTCAAAGCGACATTGAGCGAACTGGAACCTCAGGAAAAAGACCTCAAAGCTCAAATCGCTCAACTTGTACTGGCGCTTCCCAATTTACCAAGCGACTCTACACCCCTTGGGAAAAATGAGGAAGATAATGTAGAAGTTCGCCGTTGGGGTGATGAGTACATTCCCAAAAATCCGAATATTATTCCTCACTGGGAAATAGGCGAAAAGCTAGGTATTCTCAATGTTGAACGGGCTGTAAAAGTTGCCCAAAGTCGGTTTGTGGCTTTGGTGGGTGCTGGTGCGGCATTGGAGAGGGCATTAATTCAATTTATGCTGACTCTCCATACTCAAGCTGGATATGTGGAAGTCAGTCCGCCGTTGTTAGTTAATACCGAATCTTTGACGGCGACCGGTCAGTTACCCAAGTTTGCCGAAGAAAGCTTTAAATGCGCTGATGATGATTTGTGGTTGATTCCGACTGCGGAAGTTCCGGTTACAAATCTCTACCGGGGTGAAATTCTTGCTGCTGAAGATTTGCCTATTTACCACTGTGCTTTTACTCCCTGTTTTCGCCGCGAAGCTGGTAGTTATGGGCGCGATATGCGGGGATTAATTCGCCTGCATCAGTTTAACAAGGTGGAAATGGTGAAATTTGTCGAACCTAGTACGTCTTTTGATGAACTGGAAAAATTGGTGGGGAATGCAGAAGCAATTTTACAGGCGTTGCGGTTGCCTTACCGAGTAGTAAATTTAAGTACTGGGGATTTGGGATTTGCCTCTACCAAAACTTATGATTTAGAGGTTTGGTTGCCTTCTTCTGGCAAATACCGCGAAATTTCCAGCTGTTCCAATACTATAGATTTCCAAGCAAGACGGGCTGATATTCGCTTTAAAGAGGCGGGGAAAAAAGGTACTCAGTTCGTACATACCCTGAATGGTTCGGGTTTGGCTGTGGGGCGGACTATGGCAGCAATTTTGGAAAATTATCAGCAACCTGATGGGACGGTGAGGATACCGGAAGCGCTGCAACCTTATTTGGGACGTGAAGTATTGTGA
- a CDS encoding DUF3155 domain-containing protein, which translates to MARRRKRKSRRRQEGRRILEHVPQYSIESGEEKPVTAARRFIQAEGILPPALLLVKRNEHTTDRYFWAEKGLFGAQYVEENHFLFPSLRVLEPSPSQETLALASR; encoded by the coding sequence TTGGCAAGGAGACGCAAAAGGAAAAGTCGCCGTCGTCAAGAAGGACGGCGGATTCTGGAGCACGTGCCTCAATATAGCATCGAGAGTGGCGAAGAAAAACCTGTGACCGCAGCGAGAAGATTCATTCAAGCTGAAGGGATTTTGCCACCGGCGTTGCTACTCGTAAAGCGAAATGAACACACTACAGATCGTTATTTCTGGGCAGAAAAGGGACTGTTTGGTGCTCAATACGTAGAGGAAAACCATTTCTTGTTTCCTAGCTTGAGGGTATTAGAACCTTCGCCAAGTCAAGAAACTCTTGCCTTAGCTAGTCGGTAA
- a CDS encoding STAS domain-containing protein produces MREQVKIIKLNGNLNATTSQEFRQNITDILEGSPRIVLVDFKDVTFMDSSGLGALVLAFKTLRAADTKLVLCSINEQVRILFELTNMDKVFEIFPNQDAFNQVLVSNM; encoded by the coding sequence ATGAGAGAACAAGTAAAAATTATTAAGCTCAACGGTAATTTAAACGCCACAACTTCACAAGAATTTCGACAAAATATCACTGATATTTTAGAAGGTAGTCCAAGGATTGTGTTAGTTGATTTTAAAGATGTAACATTTATGGATAGTTCCGGTTTGGGAGCTTTAGTATTAGCTTTTAAAACCTTGCGAGCAGCAGATACTAAGCTTGTTCTTTGCTCAATTAACGAGCAAGTTAGAATATTATTTGAACTGACTAATATGGATAAAGTATTTGAAATCTTTCCTAACCAAGACGCATTTAATCAGGTTTTAGTTTCCAATATGTAA
- a CDS encoding PadR family transcriptional regulator has translation MKLEDIYQFFESPPPTYLCQEVAVCYILSVLLQGESYGTELIEQLETEYPTYRLSDTVLYSAIKFLEDEKAITGYWKKLEGRGRPRRMYQVSPEWQVQAQDLAFQWLNYINRRTK, from the coding sequence ATGAAACTAGAGGATATATATCAATTCTTTGAGAGTCCTCCGCCAACTTACCTTTGTCAGGAAGTAGCAGTTTGTTACATACTGTCTGTTTTATTACAAGGTGAATCCTACGGAACCGAGTTGATTGAGCAATTAGAAACTGAATATCCAACCTATCGGCTTTCGGATACCGTACTTTATAGTGCAATCAAATTTCTGGAAGACGAAAAGGCAATCACTGGATATTGGAAGAAACTGGAAGGACGAGGACGGCCCAGACGGATGTACCAAGTTTCTCCAGAATGGCAAGTTCAAGCGCAGGATTTAGCTTTTCAATGGCTTAACTACATCAACAGGAGGACAAAGTAA
- the rpsN gene encoding 30S ribosomal protein S14, giving the protein MAKKSMIEREKKRTRLIEKYADKREALLDEFRSAASPLEKLEIHRKIQQLPRNSAPTRHRNRCWLTGRSRGVYRDFGLSRNVLREWAHEGLLPGVVKSSW; this is encoded by the coding sequence ATGGCAAAGAAGAGCATGATTGAGCGCGAGAAAAAGCGCACCAGGTTGATAGAAAAGTATGCTGACAAGCGAGAAGCCCTTTTGGATGAGTTCAGAAGTGCAGCATCTCCTTTGGAGAAGTTGGAAATTCACCGCAAGATTCAACAGCTACCCCGGAATAGTGCGCCCACCCGCCACCGCAATCGTTGCTGGTTGACTGGTCGTTCTAGAGGTGTTTACCGCGATTTTGGGTTGTCTCGGAACGTGCTTCGAGAATGGGCGCATGAAGGTCTATTGCCTGGAGTTGTTAAGTCTAGCTGGTAG
- a CDS encoding SpoIIE family protein phosphatase — translation MFQILVIDDDYSIKILLKRMLEKQGYEVVTASSGEEGIEKALACRPALIICDWIMPGLTGLEVCHRIKEDPKFFTTFFILLTSLDSVADCVKGLDAGADDFISKPIEHNELQARVRAGLRLHQLSRDLQAQKLLLESEMSEAAEYVRSLLPLSMTEPFNINFRFIPSRQLGGDCFDYYWLDDDYLAIYLLDTAGHGLKATLPSVSVLNLLRSRALKGLNYYQPSDVLKALNDTFQMNYQNDKYFTIWYGVYNRINRNLVYASAGHPPAVLVTGASPRKSEVKLLKTPGMPVGMFPEAKYVDEFCNIEEFSSLYIFSDGAYEITKSDGTLWSLDAFIQLLVSLQHPVDCQLDRVLSYLIALNSKDAFDDDLSILQLQFD, via the coding sequence ATGTTTCAAATACTAGTAATCGATGATGATTATTCTATAAAAATCCTCCTAAAAAGGATGTTAGAAAAACAGGGTTATGAAGTAGTTACTGCTAGTAGTGGCGAGGAAGGAATAGAAAAAGCGCTAGCTTGCCGTCCAGCACTAATTATTTGTGATTGGATCATGCCAGGATTGACAGGTTTGGAAGTCTGTCACCGGATTAAGGAAGATCCCAAATTTTTCACCACATTCTTTATTTTATTAACATCCTTAGATTCCGTTGCCGATTGCGTCAAAGGTCTAGATGCTGGTGCTGATGATTTTATTTCCAAACCTATCGAGCATAATGAATTACAAGCACGGGTAAGAGCAGGATTACGCCTCCACCAATTGAGTAGAGATTTGCAAGCTCAAAAGTTACTTTTAGAATCAGAAATGTCAGAAGCAGCAGAATATGTGCGATCGCTGCTACCTCTTTCGATGACTGAACCCTTCAATATAAATTTCCGATTCATTCCTTCGCGACAACTTGGCGGTGACTGTTTCGATTACTATTGGCTTGATGATGATTATCTGGCAATTTACTTACTCGATACTGCCGGACATGGACTTAAAGCGACTCTTCCCTCAGTTTCAGTGCTGAATCTACTGCGTTCTCGTGCGCTCAAAGGTCTGAATTACTATCAACCTAGTGATGTATTAAAGGCTTTGAATGATACTTTTCAGATGAATTATCAAAATGACAAATACTTTACGATTTGGTACGGAGTTTACAACCGAATTAATCGTAATTTAGTTTATGCTAGTGCTGGCCATCCACCAGCAGTTTTAGTAACTGGTGCATCGCCCAGAAAATCTGAAGTTAAACTCTTGAAAACCCCCGGTATGCCAGTTGGGATGTTTCCAGAAGCAAAATATGTTGATGAATTTTGCAATATTGAAGAATTCAGTAGTCTTTACATTTTTAGTGATGGCGCTTATGAAATCACTAAATCAGATGGCACTCTTTGGAGTTTGGACGCTTTTATTCAGTTACTTGTCAGCTTACAACATCCCGTTGATTGCCAACTCGATCGTGTACTGAGTTATTTAATCGCTTTGAACTCCAAAGATGCTTTTGATGATGATTTATCTATTTTGCAACTTCAGTTTGATTAA
- a CDS encoding cofactor assembly of complex C subunit B: protein MDTAILPSTFLLTLLLSVGLFFFIRASTKDRIQTVQLVSEQDEAALMSQLKEYFRSRSYRVAALDREQNKVTFEGNVRPSWFLAIFLTMLAATGIVCLSLVVYLLFPNLSTFVLALVLLSPLSGLFYWKKSGRLEKVSLKVETTKSEQTSSSKITVVAHRDELSELQRTLQLKADG, encoded by the coding sequence ATGGATACTGCTATTCTGCCATCTACGTTCCTGCTAACCTTGTTGTTATCGGTTGGACTGTTTTTCTTTATTCGTGCCTCGACTAAAGACCGCATACAAACAGTGCAACTGGTATCCGAGCAAGATGAAGCTGCTTTAATGTCTCAATTAAAAGAGTATTTTCGCTCCCGGTCTTACCGAGTGGCAGCGCTAGACCGAGAACAAAATAAAGTGACTTTTGAAGGTAATGTTCGCCCCAGTTGGTTCTTAGCTATATTTTTAACTATGCTGGCAGCGACTGGGATTGTTTGTCTATCGCTAGTTGTATACCTGCTTTTTCCTAACCTCAGTACCTTTGTTCTGGCTCTGGTACTGCTGTCGCCTTTAAGTGGTCTATTTTATTGGAAAAAATCTGGAAGACTTGAGAAGGTATCACTCAAAGTAGAAACAACTAAGAGCGAACAAACCTCCTCAAGCAAGATAACTGTAGTTGCCCATCGAGATGAACTCAGCGAGTTACAGAGGACACTACAGCTTAAGGCTGATGGATAA
- a CDS encoding GAF domain-containing sensor histidine kinase, which translates to MLMSASSDFIALCREQIALLTQGLGATLSIVYLTQELVETPSGEAKLIPVVIYPETALLPPGEESAETKVHKQLQVGNVFILPNDRRRLLTAGSESPTSSQESEASQPHLKEEYLFSGNQIVLPLVYEGVMMGLLVTGRQDRAWNEHEESQIQRIAQTLAIACILDQRRAWFEDQLREQQILQEKQRDLLDNLLHQFRNPLTALRTFGKLLLKRLRPGDTNRDVANSIVRESDRLQELLQQFDQVIDLTEEDLAPLHLPEHEVFVEATIQKSAKPPLLLPGTGDKAVDCSLADILEPLLISAKAIAQERKLKIITEIQQNSPLVRANIKALREVLTNIIDNALKYTPTGGKILIQAGQEKANFQGIIISDNGPGIPPEDLEHLGERHYRGVQAQTEIPGTGLGLAIAKQLIEQMQGEIEVFSPAINSKLTSPNAPGTTFIIWLPEVQN; encoded by the coding sequence ATGTTAATGTCTGCCAGTTCCGATTTTATTGCTCTGTGTCGAGAGCAAATAGCGCTGCTAACCCAAGGGCTGGGAGCAACTTTAAGTATTGTGTACCTGACACAAGAATTGGTAGAGACTCCTTCTGGTGAGGCCAAACTGATTCCAGTAGTAATTTACCCAGAAACAGCATTATTACCGCCAGGAGAAGAGAGTGCTGAGACAAAAGTACACAAGCAACTTCAAGTTGGAAATGTGTTTATATTACCCAACGATCGCAGAAGGTTATTGACAGCAGGATCGGAATCTCCAACCTCATCACAGGAGTCTGAGGCATCTCAACCCCATCTAAAAGAGGAATACCTCTTTAGTGGCAACCAAATTGTTTTACCTCTGGTCTATGAGGGTGTGATGATGGGGTTACTGGTGACGGGTAGGCAAGATCGGGCATGGAATGAACATGAAGAAAGTCAGATTCAACGAATAGCCCAAACATTAGCGATCGCTTGTATCTTAGATCAACGGCGGGCATGGTTTGAGGATCAGTTGCGCGAGCAACAAATTCTCCAAGAAAAACAGAGGGATTTGCTGGATAATCTATTGCATCAGTTTCGTAACCCATTAACAGCGTTGCGGACTTTTGGTAAACTGCTGTTGAAGAGACTCCGACCGGGAGACACCAACCGGGATGTGGCAAATAGTATCGTGCGGGAAAGCGATCGCCTCCAAGAATTACTGCAACAATTCGATCAAGTAATTGACTTGACAGAGGAAGATTTAGCACCGCTACATCTACCCGAACATGAAGTATTTGTGGAAGCAACTATCCAAAAATCCGCTAAACCGCCGTTATTATTGCCAGGAACGGGAGATAAAGCAGTTGACTGCTCGTTAGCAGATATATTAGAACCATTATTAATATCAGCTAAAGCGATCGCCCAAGAGCGAAAGCTAAAAATAATAACTGAAATTCAACAGAATTCACCCTTAGTACGCGCCAACATCAAAGCATTACGAGAGGTTTTAACTAACATCATCGATAATGCCTTGAAATACACTCCCACTGGGGGCAAAATTTTGATTCAGGCGGGGCAAGAAAAAGCTAATTTTCAAGGAATTATCATCAGTGACAACGGGCCTGGTATTCCACCCGAAGATTTAGAACATCTTGGAGAACGGCATTATCGGGGTGTACAAGCGCAAACAGAAATCCCTGGCACAGGTTTAGGGTTAGCGATCGCTAAACAATTAATAGAGCAAATGCAGGGCGAAATCGAGGTTTTCAGCCCTGCTATCAACTCTAAATTAACTTCACCCAATGCACCGGGAACTACGTTTATTATTTGGTTGCCGGAAGTTCAAAATTAG
- the grpE gene encoding nucleotide exchange factor GrpE — translation MPNIDFTQKLQSLMQRVDISSFKALSRAAGVSERQILRLRQGKLEQMRVEVLLKLSLILQMPLSELVVTFSTGELLQDKTASIQELLQEIADLKKEYQRSQLQLEQQREILVQEFQQSTLQLLESLLLQWPTAAQKAQENPQLAAVKIVPLVQKPLEKLLQAWGVEAIAPVGAELPYDPQLHQLMEGTSQPGETVKVRYTGYLQGEKLLHRAKVSPV, via the coding sequence ATGCCCAATATTGATTTCACCCAAAAGTTGCAAAGTTTAATGCAACGGGTAGATATTTCTAGTTTTAAAGCGCTCAGTCGTGCTGCTGGTGTCTCAGAACGTCAAATTTTGCGGTTACGACAAGGAAAACTAGAGCAGATGCGGGTAGAAGTGCTGCTTAAGCTTTCCTTAATATTACAGATGCCATTGAGTGAATTAGTCGTAACTTTTTCAACCGGAGAGTTGTTACAGGATAAAACAGCCTCAATTCAGGAATTATTGCAAGAAATTGCAGATTTAAAAAAAGAGTACCAGCGATCGCAACTTCAACTAGAACAGCAGCGAGAGATATTAGTACAAGAATTCCAGCAGTCAACTTTACAATTGCTGGAGTCTTTGTTACTGCAATGGCCAACAGCAGCACAGAAAGCGCAGGAGAATCCACAGCTAGCAGCAGTGAAAATAGTCCCGTTGGTGCAGAAACCCCTAGAAAAACTTTTACAGGCGTGGGGAGTAGAAGCGATCGCACCCGTGGGAGCCGAATTACCTTACGATCCCCAACTGCACCAGCTGATGGAGGGAACTTCACAACCTGGAGAAACAGTCAAGGTGCGCTACACTGGCTACCTTCAAGGTGAGAAGCTGCTTCACAGAGCCAAAGTTAGTCCTGTTTGA
- the nth gene encoding endonuclease III, which translates to MGTKIIPVSVTRKSLSEKQRAIEILTRLKRLYPDATCSLNYSTPVQLLVATILSAQCTDERVNKVTPALFSKFPDAASLAIADLVELESLVRSTGFYHNKAKNIQAACRMIVNEFDSVVPNQMEHLLKLPGVARKTANVVLAHAYGINAGVTVDTHVKRLTHRLGLTEHTDPVRIEQDLMGLLPQPDWENWSIGLIYHGRAICKARSPVCVACELADLCPTVNKPVVVG; encoded by the coding sequence GTGGGTACAAAAATTATTCCAGTGAGCGTTACCCGCAAATCTTTATCTGAAAAGCAACGGGCGATAGAAATTTTAACTCGTTTGAAGCGTCTTTATCCAGATGCTACTTGCTCTTTGAATTACTCAACGCCAGTACAATTGCTGGTGGCAACGATTCTGTCGGCTCAATGTACTGATGAGCGGGTGAATAAAGTTACACCAGCTTTATTTAGTAAGTTTCCTGATGCTGCGAGTTTAGCGATCGCTGACTTGGTAGAATTAGAAAGCTTGGTGCGTTCCACAGGGTTTTATCACAATAAAGCTAAAAACATTCAAGCCGCCTGTCGGATGATTGTTAACGAGTTTGACTCTGTTGTGCCAAACCAAATGGAACATTTGTTAAAGCTTCCTGGTGTGGCGCGGAAAACAGCAAATGTAGTTTTGGCTCATGCTTATGGCATTAATGCTGGCGTAACGGTAGATACTCACGTCAAGCGTCTCACTCACCGTTTGGGTTTAACTGAGCATACAGACCCCGTTCGGATTGAGCAAGATTTAATGGGTTTATTGCCGCAGCCTGATTGGGAAAATTGGTCAATTGGGTTGATTTATCATGGTCGTGCTATTTGTAAAGCACGCTCTCCCGTCTGTGTTGCTTGCGAGCTTGCGGATTTATGCCCTACTGTGAATAAGCCGGTGGTTGTAGGGTAA
- the aat gene encoding leucyl/phenylalanyl-tRNA--protein transferase, with translation MQYDIAAIVDGYAQGYFLMADERDRLSWYGSRDRTFIPLDERFRYPKSLQRVLNQERFSVAINRDFQAVVAGCANRETTWISPELQKIYWQLYQNGYAFSFETWQGDELAGGILGIVIGGAFIGESMFYHIPEGSKVAMVKLVERLRQREFVFFDAQMMNPHLERFGAYRVEDEEYQGLLQQALQLTCNLV, from the coding sequence ATGCAATATGATATCGCCGCTATTGTTGATGGTTATGCACAAGGCTATTTTCTCATGGCTGATGAGCGCGATCGCCTGAGTTGGTACGGAAGTCGCGATCGGACTTTTATTCCTTTGGATGAACGGTTTCGCTACCCCAAGTCTTTGCAGCGTGTCTTGAATCAAGAGCGGTTTAGTGTGGCGATTAATCGGGACTTTCAAGCTGTGGTGGCTGGTTGTGCTAACCGCGAAACAACTTGGATTTCACCGGAATTGCAAAAGATTTACTGGCAACTTTACCAGAATGGTTATGCTTTTAGTTTTGAAACTTGGCAAGGTGACGAATTAGCTGGGGGAATTTTAGGAATTGTCATTGGCGGTGCTTTCATTGGCGAGTCGATGTTTTACCACATTCCCGAAGGTTCAAAGGTGGCGATGGTAAAGTTGGTAGAAAGGTTGCGCCAAAGGGAATTTGTGTTTTTTGATGCCCAAATGATGAATCCGCATTTGGAGAGGTTTGGCGCTTATCGGGTTGAGGATGAAGAATATCAAGGTCTACTTCAACAAGCGTTGCAACTTACTTGTAATTTAGTATAA
- a CDS encoding DUF3611 family protein, with amino-acid sequence MSQTPDAPSSSSSLRAIAQTFRLTGWISFWIQLVLGVVSSIIVLLFAIFNQRTGSSSNNPGTGFGVFLAICGLVVLGGGIYLAYRYTRIGKQLESSNPSNRPRKSETVQVLRLGLWVNLGGTLVTLLGAQAIVGTLVARSISPQAITTQFFDPTRIISGLDMLVVQANTNTVSAHFAGVIASLWLLNRINRP; translated from the coding sequence ATGTCACAGACTCCCGATGCTCCATCATCTTCATCTTCTTTGCGGGCAATTGCCCAAACCTTTCGCCTTACAGGTTGGATTAGCTTCTGGATTCAGCTAGTACTAGGCGTTGTTTCTAGCATAATTGTGTTGCTATTCGCCATCTTTAATCAAAGAACTGGTAGTTCTAGTAATAATCCTGGGACTGGTTTTGGCGTATTTTTAGCAATTTGTGGACTGGTTGTTTTGGGTGGAGGTATTTATTTAGCTTACCGTTACACTAGAATTGGCAAGCAATTGGAATCTTCCAATCCCAGTAACCGCCCTCGGAAAAGCGAGACAGTGCAAGTATTACGCTTAGGGCTGTGGGTGAATTTAGGGGGAACGCTGGTGACTCTTTTGGGGGCGCAGGCGATCGTTGGTACACTGGTAGCAAGATCCATATCTCCCCAAGCGATAACTACGCAATTTTTTGACCCTACCCGCATTATTAGCGGTCTAGATATGCTTGTGGTACAGGCAAATACCAACACCGTATCAGCCCATTTTGCAGGGGTTATAGCGTCACTTTGGCTACTCAATCGCATTAACCGACCTTAG
- the rseP gene encoding RIP metalloprotease RseP, producing the protein MSVLAAIAVLAVLILVHELGHFVAARSQGILVNRFSLGFGPVLLKYQGSQTEYAVRAFPLGGFVGFPDDDPDSDIPPNDPNLLRNRPVLDRAIVISAGVIANLIFAYLVLVLQLGIVGIPKELNYQAGVVVQPVNQESVAYQAGIREGDIILAVNGQELPASDKSTPLLTKEIQTHPNQQIELKIQRENQQQSIKLTPKLGADGKGVVGVALSPNATAIYRRPNSPFEIFGLAANRFQQLFVGTLSGFGQLITNFQQTAGQVSGPVNIVKIGAKLAEDNAVNLLSFAAIISINLAIINILPLPALDGGQLAFLLIEGLRGKPVPARIQEGVMQTGLVLLLGLGIFLIVKETTQLTSQLEWVQKLFQ; encoded by the coding sequence ATGTCAGTTTTAGCAGCGATCGCAGTCTTGGCTGTTTTAATCTTGGTACACGAGTTGGGACATTTTGTTGCAGCCCGTTCTCAAGGCATTCTCGTTAACCGTTTTTCTTTGGGTTTTGGCCCAGTTCTTTTGAAGTACCAAGGTTCACAAACCGAATATGCTGTCCGCGCCTTTCCCTTGGGTGGCTTTGTGGGCTTTCCCGATGATGACCCCGATAGCGATATTCCACCCAATGACCCGAATTTGCTGCGTAACCGTCCAGTTTTAGACCGGGCGATTGTCATCAGTGCCGGTGTAATTGCAAATTTAATATTTGCCTATTTGGTGTTGGTTCTACAATTGGGTATCGTCGGCATTCCCAAGGAATTAAACTATCAAGCTGGTGTCGTTGTCCAGCCTGTTAATCAAGAATCTGTTGCTTATCAAGCAGGTATTCGGGAAGGTGATATTATTCTGGCTGTTAACGGTCAGGAACTCCCAGCTTCTGATAAGTCAACTCCTTTGCTGACCAAAGAAATTCAAACTCATCCCAATCAGCAAATCGAACTGAAAATCCAGCGTGAAAACCAACAACAATCCATCAAATTAACACCAAAACTGGGAGCCGATGGCAAAGGTGTTGTTGGGGTAGCGCTTAGTCCAAATGCTACAGCAATTTATCGCCGTCCTAATAGTCCTTTTGAAATTTTCGGTCTTGCTGCTAACAGATTTCAACAATTATTTGTTGGCACACTAAGCGGTTTTGGTCAGTTAATTACCAACTTTCAACAAACTGCTGGACAAGTTTCTGGCCCAGTTAATATTGTCAAAATTGGTGCAAAATTAGCTGAGGATAATGCTGTAAATCTGTTGTCTTTTGCGGCAATTATCAGCATAAACTTAGCTATTATCAATATTTTGCCTTTACCCGCCTTGGATGGCGGACAATTGGCTTTTCTGCTGATTGAAGGTTTGCGCGGTAAGCCTGTACCGGCTCGGATTCAAGAAGGTGTAATGCAAACTGGCTTGGTGTTACTCTTAGGCTTAGGAATTTTTCTGATCGTCAAAGAAACTACTCAATTAACTAGCCAATTGGAGTGGGTACAAAAATTATTCCAGTGA